From the genome of Haloarcula limicola, one region includes:
- a CDS encoding type II toxin-antitoxin system VapC family toxin, with the protein MKLVDTSVVVDIDRGGVNQRVSKLDGEGRHAISVVTLTELRMGVHKQYEGGTEAHDEAMEALERLCARFEIVDVTRPGAVRAADIIAELQRRGEPLHDLHDVYIAATALSEELPVLTANVDHFERIDDVRVVDWADY; encoded by the coding sequence ATGAAACTCGTTGATACGTCTGTCGTCGTCGATATCGACCGCGGCGGCGTCAACCAGAGGGTCTCGAAACTCGACGGCGAGGGCCGACACGCGATAAGCGTCGTCACGCTGACGGAACTCCGAATGGGCGTACACAAACAGTACGAGGGCGGTACTGAAGCACACGACGAAGCGATGGAAGCGCTCGAACGGCTCTGTGCTCGCTTCGAGATAGTCGACGTGACGAGACCGGGGGCCGTGAGAGCAGCGGATATCATCGCAGAACTGCAGCGTCGCGGCGAACCGCTACACGACCTCCACGATGTCTATATCGCGGCGACTGCACTGTCAGAAGAGCTCCCCGTCCTCACCGCGAACGTCGACCACTTCGAGCGAATCGACGACGTCCGGGTCGTCGATTGGGCGGACTATTGA
- a CDS encoding antitoxin VapB family protein, with the protein MSKNISISDEVYRKLKREKGDRSFSEIIEERLESGGRLADVTGQQIFEPGTRDAVKEDIGRLSDGTLDRLDDETR; encoded by the coding sequence ATGAGCAAAAACATCTCGATCTCCGACGAGGTGTATCGGAAACTGAAGCGAGAGAAGGGAGACCGGAGTTTCAGTGAAATCATCGAAGAGCGCCTCGAAAGCGGCGGACGGCTCGCAGACGTGACCGGCCAGCAGATATTCGAACCGGGGACCCGCGACGCGGTGAAAGAAGATATCGGTCGGTTGAGCGACGGGACTCTGGACCGACTCGACGATGAAACTCGTTGA
- a CDS encoding DUF4129 domain-containing protein produces MNTERAVSVGIAVAVVVALTFSASTLGSSMETDPSDAIDVEYEALPLGDSGDDVEEAAQRLHDQYDQEASQSQSQSQSQSQSSSSSASSQSQQSSSASSSADPASQSDLVALLAALLVLAALVGVAYYYRERLRALFGRLTDDSGDEARGERAVPVPENDVQRAWVELVTRAGVSRPRTRTPRDCARAAVETGFDADAVHRLRRAFEDVQYGGAPPTEERERSARETLRTLDGGGGRLESDGGRSTGDDRRPERDGEEREGDSR; encoded by the coding sequence ATGAACACGGAACGAGCAGTGTCGGTCGGCATCGCCGTCGCCGTCGTCGTCGCCCTGACGTTCTCCGCGTCGACGCTGGGGTCGTCGATGGAGACCGACCCGTCCGACGCCATCGACGTAGAGTACGAGGCGCTTCCCCTCGGGGACAGCGGCGACGACGTGGAGGAGGCCGCACAGCGACTGCACGACCAGTACGATCAGGAGGCGAGCCAGTCACAGTCGCAGTCTCAGTCGCAGTCGCAGTCCTCGTCGTCCTCCGCTAGCTCGCAGAGCCAGCAGAGCTCGAGCGCGTCCTCGAGCGCCGACCCCGCCTCGCAGAGCGATCTCGTCGCCCTACTGGCGGCGCTGCTGGTGCTCGCCGCGCTCGTAGGCGTCGCCTACTACTACCGAGAGCGCCTGCGGGCGCTGTTCGGGCGGTTGACCGACGACTCGGGCGACGAGGCACGAGGCGAGCGGGCGGTCCCCGTTCCGGAGAACGACGTCCAGCGGGCGTGGGTCGAGCTGGTGACGCGAGCGGGCGTGAGTCGGCCGCGGACGCGGACGCCGCGGGACTGCGCCCGGGCCGCCGTCGAGACCGGGTTCGACGCCGACGCGGTCCACCGACTGCGCCGGGCCTTCGAGGACGTCCAGTACGGCGGCGCGCCGCCGACCGAAGAGCGTGAGCGCAGCGCCCGCGAGACGCTGCGAACGCTGGACGGCGGTGGCGGACGGTTGGAGAGCGACGGCGGCCGGTCGACGGGTGATGACCGGCGACCGGAGCGCGACGGCGAAGAGCGGGAGGGCGATAGCAGATGA
- a CDS encoding DUF58 domain-containing protein, with translation MTAVRATGRWRGIVAVALFAVAVGILTDRPPVMLAGVVGAGFALYPRLTGPPSAEFELDRRVDDHHPDRGDPVTVTTRLTNVGDSTLTDVRIIDGVPPMLTVASGSPRHGAVLRPGETTEFSYEVGADHGRHQFDPATVVVRDPTGAHEVETTVAAGTEIDCAEAVPAVPLRQQTNGHAGRLVTDDGGSGIEFHTVREYRPGDPMGRIDSKRWARTGELTTIDFREERRASILLLLDAREPAYRSQSDDEPNAVAHGLAGVEQLLSALADTRDFVGLAAFGREFCWHAPGVGPDHQSRLRQLLQTHPTLSARPPTADEDGDLKRQTEQLRKRLGRDTQIVVFSPLADEAIVEAVRTLEADGHATTVVSPDVTADGTLGRELARVERTNRLHSLRGAGVPVVDWGPTASLGAVLLDEQRRGWSA, from the coding sequence ATGACGGCGGTCAGAGCGACCGGCCGCTGGCGCGGCATCGTCGCCGTCGCGCTGTTCGCCGTCGCCGTCGGCATCCTCACGGACCGTCCGCCGGTGATGCTCGCGGGCGTCGTCGGCGCGGGCTTCGCGCTGTACCCGCGCCTGACCGGCCCGCCGAGCGCCGAGTTCGAACTCGACCGCCGCGTCGACGACCACCACCCGGATCGGGGCGACCCCGTCACGGTGACGACGCGGTTGACCAACGTCGGCGACAGCACGCTCACCGACGTCCGGATAATCGACGGCGTGCCGCCGATGCTCACCGTCGCGTCGGGCAGTCCCCGCCACGGAGCGGTGCTTCGCCCCGGCGAGACCACCGAGTTCAGCTACGAGGTCGGGGCCGACCACGGCCGCCACCAGTTCGACCCCGCCACCGTCGTCGTCCGCGACCCGACGGGCGCACACGAGGTCGAGACGACGGTGGCCGCCGGGACGGAGATCGACTGCGCCGAGGCCGTCCCCGCGGTCCCGCTCCGCCAGCAGACCAACGGCCACGCGGGGCGGCTGGTGACCGACGACGGGGGGAGCGGCATCGAGTTCCACACCGTCCGCGAGTACCGCCCCGGCGACCCGATGGGGCGCATCGACTCGAAGCGCTGGGCGCGCACGGGCGAACTCACCACCATCGACTTCCGCGAGGAGCGCCGGGCCTCGATACTGCTCCTGCTCGACGCCCGCGAACCGGCCTACCGCTCGCAGAGCGACGACGAACCCAACGCCGTCGCCCACGGGCTGGCCGGCGTCGAGCAACTGCTCTCGGCGCTCGCGGACACCCGCGACTTCGTCGGCCTGGCGGCGTTCGGTCGGGAGTTCTGTTGGCACGCGCCCGGGGTCGGCCCGGACCACCAGAGTCGTCTCAGGCAACTGCTTCAGACCCACCCGACGCTGTCCGCCCGACCGCCGACCGCCGACGAGGACGGCGACCTGAAGCGCCAGACCGAGCAACTGCGCAAGCGCCTCGGTCGGGACACGCAGATAGTCGTGTTCTCGCCGCTGGCCGACGAGGCGATCGTCGAGGCGGTGCGTACGCTGGAGGCCGACGGCCACGCGACGACGGTGGTCAGCCCGGACGTGACGGCCGACGGCACGCTCGGGCGGGAACTCGCGCGGGTCGAGCGGACGAACCGCCTCCACTCGCTTCGGGGGGCCGGGGTCCCGGTCGTGGATTGGGGACCGACCGCGTCGCTCGGCGCGGTTCTGCTCGACGAGCAACGGCGGGGGTGGTCGGCGTGA
- a CDS encoding AAA family ATPase yields MGTETDVEGATEHCNTVLDAVSRAVIADESTLETVLSGFLSRGHVLLEDVPGTGKTLTARSLASALGLSFSRIQFTPDLLPADITGTYVFNEQTQAFDFREGPIFGNVVLADEINRASPKTQAALLEAMGEGQVTIDGETHALPDPFFVIATQNPIEQDGTFPLPEAQVDRFVVKTSLGYPDEAGERELIDRRAARTDRTPTVGTSAAIDPAALRRAPESVHMEDEVRAYVVSLARASREDSRVATGVSPRATQRLFEVARALAVVRGRTYVTPDHVARIAPDVLAHRLVLTPDARVDDVDKRAVVDDLLDSVPVPTVSYADGRK; encoded by the coding sequence ATGGGTACTGAGACAGACGTCGAGGGAGCGACAGAGCACTGCAACACCGTCCTCGATGCGGTGTCGCGGGCGGTCATCGCCGACGAATCGACGCTCGAAACGGTCCTCTCGGGATTTCTCTCCCGGGGCCACGTTCTATTGGAGGACGTTCCGGGAACGGGGAAGACCCTCACCGCGCGCTCGCTCGCGTCGGCGCTCGGCCTCTCGTTCTCGCGCATCCAGTTCACGCCGGACCTCCTGCCGGCCGACATCACCGGCACGTACGTCTTCAACGAGCAGACGCAGGCCTTCGACTTCCGCGAGGGGCCGATCTTCGGCAACGTCGTGCTGGCCGACGAGATCAACCGCGCGTCGCCGAAGACCCAGGCCGCGCTGCTCGAAGCGATGGGCGAGGGGCAGGTCACCATCGACGGGGAGACCCACGCGCTGCCCGACCCCTTCTTCGTCATCGCGACGCAGAACCCCATCGAACAGGACGGCACGTTCCCGCTGCCGGAGGCACAGGTCGACCGCTTCGTCGTGAAGACGAGCCTGGGATACCCCGACGAGGCCGGCGAGCGCGAACTCATCGATCGGCGGGCCGCCCGAACCGACCGGACGCCCACGGTCGGGACCAGCGCGGCCATCGACCCCGCGGCGCTCCGGCGAGCGCCCGAATCCGTCCACATGGAGGACGAGGTGCGCGCGTACGTCGTCAGTCTCGCGCGCGCGAGCCGCGAGGACAGCCGCGTCGCCACGGGCGTCTCCCCGCGGGCGACACAGCGCCTCTTCGAGGTCGCCAGGGCGCTCGCCGTCGTTCGCGGGCGGACCTACGTCACGCCGGACCACGTCGCCCGCATCGCGCCCGACGTGCTGGCCCACCGCCTCGTCCTGACGCCGGACGCCCGCGTCGACGACGTGGACAAGCGCGCCGTCGTCGACGACCTGCTGGATTCGGTGCCGGTGCCGACAGTCAGTTACGCGGACGGTCGAAAATAG
- a CDS encoding DUF7519 family protein, with protein MSESIAHRPTPVASGLAVLFATGATAILVRSAAQHRAVALTLLGAAILLVSGRYPDGMALDRPVRYLGTAVGALVVLAAFALALTSPSTSGARLELFPGLVGVVLVGLGVRPVRQRFARRFLSAGLAALVVAVALSGIFERAGPLALLAAVAAAIVAWDVGEHGVSLGEQLRTDADTRSVELVHAGVSTAYGAALVVATLLLFENGATGLPLATLVALLVGAIALMAALYR; from the coding sequence GTGAGCGAATCGATCGCCCACCGGCCGACGCCGGTCGCGAGCGGACTGGCCGTCCTCTTCGCGACCGGGGCGACGGCGATCCTCGTCCGCTCGGCCGCACAGCACCGCGCCGTCGCGCTCACGCTCCTCGGCGCGGCGATCCTCCTCGTCAGCGGTCGCTACCCCGACGGGATGGCGCTGGACCGCCCAGTCCGGTATCTCGGGACGGCCGTCGGCGCGCTCGTCGTCCTCGCCGCGTTCGCGCTGGCGCTCACCTCGCCCTCGACGTCCGGCGCGCGCCTGGAGCTGTTCCCCGGACTGGTCGGCGTCGTCCTCGTCGGACTGGGCGTCCGTCCGGTCCGCCAGCGCTTCGCCCGTCGGTTCCTCTCGGCCGGGCTCGCCGCCCTCGTCGTCGCCGTCGCGCTGAGCGGCATCTTCGAGCGGGCGGGACCGCTCGCGCTGCTCGCGGCCGTCGCGGCCGCCATCGTCGCGTGGGACGTCGGGGAGCACGGCGTCAGCCTCGGCGAGCAACTGCGGACCGACGCCGACACCCGCTCGGTCGAACTGGTCCACGCCGGCGTCTCGACGGCCTACGGTGCCGCCCTGGTCGTCGCGACGCTGCTGCTCTTCGAAAACGGCGCGACGGGGCTCCCGCTGGCGACGTTGGTGGCGCTGCTGGTCGGCGCGATCGCGCTGATGGCCGCGCTGTACCGGTAG
- the hpt gene encoding hypoxanthine/guanine phosphoribosyltransferase has product MERLRESLHEAPIVDKDGYEYLVHPISNGVPMLDPQLLREVVVEVMQEADLDVDKIVAPEAMGIHLATALSLQTDIPLVVIRKRAYGLPDEVALHKSTGYSESEMYINDIEADDRVLIVDDLLSTGGTLAAICDALDGIGAEISDIVVVMRKVGESAMDDVDHDVESLVDITVEDGDVTVH; this is encoded by the coding sequence ATGGAACGCCTCCGCGAGTCGCTACACGAAGCGCCCATCGTCGACAAGGACGGCTACGAGTACCTCGTTCATCCGATCAGCAACGGCGTGCCGATGCTTGACCCCCAGCTGTTGCGCGAGGTCGTCGTCGAGGTCATGCAGGAGGCCGACTTGGACGTGGACAAGATCGTCGCACCCGAGGCGATGGGCATCCACCTGGCGACGGCGCTCTCCCTGCAGACGGACATCCCGCTGGTCGTCATCCGCAAGCGGGCCTACGGCCTGCCCGACGAGGTCGCGCTGCACAAGTCCACCGGCTACTCCGAATCGGAGATGTACATCAACGACATCGAGGCGGACGACAGAGTGCTCATCGTGGACGACCTGCTCTCGACCGGCGGGACGCTCGCGGCCATCTGTGACGCGCTCGACGGCATCGGCGCGGAGATCTCGGACATCGTCGTCGTCATGCGGAAGGTCGGCGAGTCGGCGATGGATGACGTGGACCACGATGTCGAGAGCCTGGTCGACATCACCGTCGAGGACGGCGACGTGACGGTCCACTGA
- a CDS encoding NAD-dependent epimerase/dehydratase family protein: MADSPHVAVTGAAGYIGSRVVYELREQYPDWEITALDNFYLGQVQSVGDVDVDHVDIRDRDRLEAALDGADIVMHLAAISGVDDCEDKQDLAYEVNVQGTNNVAWFCRQTGAGMVFPFSMAVIGDPSDFPISVDNPRGPLNWYGRTKLLSERAIEDFADGAFPAHQFMISNLYGSHEIDGQSVSKGTVINFFLGRAEAGETLTVYEPGTQSRNFVHVKDVARAYVRSAERMVEQLDGGETGVEKYEIASDEDPSVRDVAELVRSAAAKAGIDVDVSLVENPRGDDETMVDSFTVDTSRTREVLGWEPTHTVESVIRDALAAEDGGEQ, from the coding sequence ATGGCGGATTCCCCCCACGTCGCCGTCACCGGCGCTGCGGGTTACATCGGCAGTCGCGTCGTCTACGAGCTACGGGAGCAGTACCCCGACTGGGAGATAACCGCGCTGGACAACTTCTATCTCGGACAGGTCCAGTCGGTCGGGGACGTCGACGTCGACCACGTCGACATCCGCGACCGCGACCGGCTGGAGGCCGCGCTCGACGGAGCGGATATCGTGATGCACTTAGCGGCCATCTCCGGCGTCGACGACTGCGAGGACAAGCAGGACCTGGCCTACGAGGTGAACGTCCAGGGCACGAACAACGTCGCGTGGTTCTGCCGGCAGACCGGCGCGGGGATGGTCTTTCCCTTCTCGATGGCCGTCATCGGCGACCCGTCTGACTTCCCCATCTCCGTCGACAATCCGCGCGGCCCGCTGAACTGGTACGGGCGGACGAAACTCCTCTCCGAACGCGCCATCGAGGACTTCGCCGACGGCGCGTTCCCCGCCCACCAGTTCATGATCTCGAACCTCTACGGGAGCCACGAGATAGACGGCCAGTCCGTCTCGAAGGGCACCGTCATCAACTTCTTCCTCGGACGCGCGGAGGCGGGCGAGACGCTGACGGTGTACGAACCCGGAACACAGTCCCGCAACTTCGTCCACGTCAAGGACGTCGCCCGCGCTTACGTCCGCAGCGCCGAGCGGATGGTCGAGCAACTGGACGGCGGCGAGACGGGCGTCGAGAAGTACGAGATCGCCAGCGACGAGGACCCGAGCGTCCGCGACGTCGCCGAGTTGGTCCGGTCGGCCGCGGCCAAGGCCGGCATCGACGTGGACGTCTCGCTGGTCGAGAACCCCCGCGGCGACGACGAGACGATGGTCGACTCGTTCACCGTCGACACGAGTCGCACGCGCGAGGTGCTCGGCTGGGAGCCGACCCACACCGTCGAGTCCGTGATCCGCGACGCGCTGGCCGCCGAAGACGGCGGCGAGCAGTAG
- a CDS encoding uracil-xanthine permease family protein has translation MATDSDGEIELEYERDDKPPLPTSLLLGLQHVAVMIVPATAVAFIVAGAVGLSAGDTAYIVQMVLLFSGVATIVQAYTVGPVGAKLPIVMGTSFTFVGAASSIGASYGLAAVFGAILVTGFVVEGLVGWQFKRIEPFFPPLVTGLVVVIIGLYLVPVGMDYVAGGVGAENYGSLTNLGLASLVLGIAVLLNLFTTGVTRLLSVLVGIVVGYATATALGVVDFAPVFQASWFAVPQPGKFGFAFEPVPIITFAFLFLVSAMETVGDMSSITAAEGRTPTHEEFRGGLFTDGLLSSLGSLAGTFPVTSFSQNAGIVNFTGVMSRHVVGVGGLILALLGLSPKVGAVVTTIPSAVFGGAVLLMVGMVAASGARLIFLHTQLDRRNMVIMAVSLGLGLGVATRPDALSGLPAAAETFFGQPVILTALTALVLNTFVPGEQSPLFDADPDETPAEAMGITSSDD, from the coding sequence ATGGCAACCGACTCAGACGGGGAGATAGAGCTCGAATACGAGCGCGACGACAAGCCGCCGCTGCCCACGTCGCTGCTGCTGGGACTGCAACACGTCGCGGTGATGATCGTGCCCGCGACGGCGGTGGCGTTCATCGTCGCCGGGGCCGTCGGGCTCAGCGCGGGCGACACCGCCTACATCGTGCAGATGGTGCTGCTGTTCTCCGGCGTGGCGACCATCGTGCAGGCCTACACCGTCGGCCCGGTCGGCGCGAAGCTCCCGATCGTAATGGGGACGAGCTTCACGTTCGTCGGCGCGGCCAGTTCCATCGGCGCGAGCTACGGGCTGGCGGCGGTGTTCGGAGCCATCCTCGTCACCGGCTTCGTCGTCGAGGGACTCGTCGGCTGGCAGTTCAAGCGCATCGAACCGTTCTTCCCGCCGCTGGTCACCGGACTCGTCGTAGTCATCATCGGCCTCTATCTGGTGCCGGTCGGGATGGACTACGTGGCCGGCGGCGTCGGCGCGGAGAACTACGGGTCGCTGACGAATCTCGGCCTCGCGTCGCTCGTCCTCGGTATCGCCGTCCTCCTGAACCTCTTTACGACCGGCGTCACCCGACTGCTGAGCGTCCTCGTCGGCATCGTCGTCGGCTACGCGACGGCCACCGCCCTCGGCGTCGTCGATTTCGCACCGGTGTTCCAGGCCAGTTGGTTCGCGGTCCCGCAACCGGGCAAGTTCGGCTTCGCGTTCGAACCGGTCCCCATCATCACGTTCGCGTTCCTCTTTCTGGTCTCGGCGATGGAGACGGTCGGCGACATGTCGAGCATCACGGCCGCGGAGGGCCGGACGCCCACCCACGAGGAGTTCCGCGGCGGCCTCTTCACCGACGGCCTGCTGAGTTCGCTCGGCTCGCTCGCCGGGACGTTCCCGGTGACCTCGTTCTCCCAGAACGCCGGCATCGTCAACTTCACCGGCGTGATGAGCCGACACGTCGTCGGCGTCGGCGGCCTCATCCTCGCGCTCCTGGGACTCAGCCCGAAGGTCGGTGCCGTCGTCACGACGATCCCGAGCGCGGTGTTCGGCGGCGCGGTCCTGTTGATGGTCGGGATGGTCGCCGCCAGCGGCGCGCGGCTCATCTTCCTGCACACGCAACTCGACCGACGCAACATGGTCATCATGGCCGTCTCGCTCGGTCTCGGTCTGGGCGTGGCGACCCGACCGGACGCGCTGTCGGGCCTGCCCGCGGCCGCCGAGACGTTCTTCGGCCAGCCGGTCATCCTCACGGCGCTGACGGCGCTGGTGCTCAACACGTTCGTCCCCGGCGAGCAGAGCCCGCTGTTCGACGCCGACCCGGACGAGACGCCCGCCGAGGCGATGGGGATCACTAGCTCGGACGACTGA
- a CDS encoding guanosine monophosphate reductase: MNELRTGLSYGDVLLVPQRSPVDSRNDVDLSTRLTPGIDLETPLVSAAMDTVTEADLAIALGEAGGVGTVHRFLTVEEQAETVAEVAAAGVPVTAAVGIDEDHVERTDALVEAGVDAVVVDVAHGHMERTLDAVADLREEYPELDIVAGNVATPDGVEDLHAAGADCVKVGIGPGSHCTTRKVAGAGVPQLTAVDDCAEAAADLDVTICADGGIQTSGDAVKALMAGADTVMMGSLFAGTAEAPGETVEIDETRYKRSRGMATTAAAEERSDKAEDVTADEGVEGLTPYKGPAADVAEEFCAGIRSGLSYCGGHTIEAAREKAEFIRVAESAKEREGAHSDRAWETVSVDSTKHATADADD, encoded by the coding sequence ATGAACGAACTCCGAACGGGGTTGAGCTACGGCGACGTACTGCTGGTTCCCCAGCGGTCGCCGGTCGATAGCCGGAACGACGTCGACCTCTCGACGCGGTTGACGCCCGGTATCGACCTCGAAACGCCGCTCGTCTCGGCGGCGATGGACACCGTCACCGAAGCGGACCTCGCCATCGCGCTCGGCGAGGCGGGCGGCGTCGGGACGGTTCATCGCTTTCTCACCGTCGAGGAGCAGGCCGAGACCGTCGCGGAGGTGGCCGCCGCGGGGGTCCCGGTCACGGCGGCGGTCGGCATCGACGAGGACCACGTCGAACGGACCGACGCGCTGGTCGAGGCGGGCGTCGACGCCGTCGTCGTCGACGTCGCCCACGGCCACATGGAGCGGACCCTCGACGCCGTCGCTGACCTCCGCGAGGAATACCCCGAGTTGGATATCGTCGCCGGGAACGTCGCCACGCCCGACGGCGTCGAGGACCTCCACGCGGCCGGTGCGGACTGCGTGAAAGTCGGCATCGGTCCCGGCTCGCACTGCACCACCCGAAAGGTCGCCGGGGCGGGGGTCCCGCAGTTGACGGCCGTCGACGACTGCGCCGAGGCCGCGGCGGACCTCGACGTCACGATCTGCGCGGACGGCGGCATCCAGACCTCCGGCGACGCGGTGAAGGCGCTGATGGCCGGCGCGGACACGGTGATGATGGGCAGTCTCTTCGCCGGAACGGCGGAAGCGCCGGGCGAGACGGTCGAGATCGACGAAACGCGCTACAAGCGCTCGCGCGGGATGGCGACGACGGCCGCCGCCGAGGAGCGCTCGGACAAGGCCGAGGACGTCACCGCCGACGAGGGCGTCGAGGGGCTGACCCCCTACAAGGGGCCGGCCGCCGACGTGGCCGAGGAGTTCTGTGCGGGCATCCGTTCGGGTCTGTCGTATTGCGGCGGCCACACTATCGAGGCGGCCCGCGAGAAGGCGGAGTTCATCCGCGTCGCTGAAAGCGCCAAGGAGCGAGAAGGCGCGCACTCGGACCGAGCGTGGGAGACGGTCAGCGTCGACAGCACGAAACACGCCACGGCCGACGCCGACGACTGA
- a CDS encoding DUF7269 family protein yields MSGTSSVRRFGWALLVALGVAALGVAVVPGAASSLPVEAFVEALGNDYFLLGLFGGVALAVLAWMVGRRATGSVTQADPPDPETILDAPRPGEGFDDLLGTTVPRHRDSGETAERLRDRLRTAAVRAEMRGGRSRERAKKRVADGRWTEDPVASQFVSDDPSSPALGEQAKLWLLGDSWVQHGARATARELTRETETERPVERERRASQPEPSSGEASGGETR; encoded by the coding sequence ATGAGCGGGACGTCCAGCGTGCGCCGATTCGGCTGGGCGCTGCTGGTGGCGCTCGGCGTCGCCGCGTTGGGGGTCGCGGTCGTTCCCGGCGCGGCGTCGTCGCTCCCGGTCGAGGCGTTCGTCGAGGCGCTGGGGAACGACTACTTCCTGCTCGGTCTCTTCGGCGGCGTCGCGCTGGCGGTGCTCGCGTGGATGGTCGGCCGGCGCGCGACCGGCAGCGTCACGCAGGCGGACCCGCCGGACCCGGAGACGATCCTCGATGCGCCCCGCCCCGGTGAGGGGTTCGACGACCTGCTCGGGACGACCGTCCCGCGTCACCGGGACAGCGGCGAGACCGCCGAGCGATTGCGCGACCGGTTGCGGACCGCGGCCGTCCGCGCGGAGATGCGAGGCGGGCGTTCGCGCGAGCGGGCCAAAAAGCGCGTCGCCGACGGCCGTTGGACGGAGGACCCCGTTGCCAGTCAGTTCGTCAGCGATGATCCGTCCTCGCCCGCGCTCGGCGAGCAAGCGAAACTGTGGCTGCTCGGCGACTCGTGGGTCCAGCACGGCGCGCGAGCGACGGCGCGGGAACTCACCCGGGAGACCGAGACGGAGCGCCCCGTAGAGAGGGAGCGGCGCGCGAGCCAGCCGGAGCCGAGTAGCGGCGAAGCGAGCGGCGGTGAGACGCGATGA
- the aglM gene encoding UDP-glucose 6-dehydrogenase AglM → MNVSIVGSGYVGTTVAACLAELGHEVTAIDVDEGIVAAINDGESPIHEPGLDELVAEHGGERLRATTDYAAVRETDLTMLALPTPSNGDGSIDLQYMEAGAASVGEALAAGEGREEPHLVVTKSTVIPTTTDERLAPRIAEEGLERGTDFLVASNPEFQREGTAVEDFLNPDKLVFGADDERAFALLRVLYAPLRDAADGEVPVVETGIAEAEMIKYANNTFLASKVSLINDIGNVCKEFGVDAYEVADAIGLDDRIGEQFLRSGVGWGGSCFPKDTDAIIAAARERGYDPAVLSAAVELNDAQPERLLSLLDDHVAVRGKRVAVLGLAFKPGTDDIRNTRAVPVIEGLQERGADVVAYDPVATENMRERYPDIEYAASAGEALEGASGAVVVTDWDEFAALDAEFDEMADPVVVDGRRIIERRDGITYEGLTW, encoded by the coding sequence ATGAACGTCAGCATCGTGGGGAGCGGCTACGTCGGCACTACCGTCGCGGCCTGTCTCGCCGAGCTGGGTCACGAAGTCACGGCAATCGACGTCGACGAGGGTATCGTCGCCGCGATCAACGACGGCGAGTCGCCCATCCACGAGCCCGGGCTGGACGAACTCGTCGCCGAGCACGGCGGCGAGCGACTGCGCGCGACGACCGACTACGCCGCCGTCCGCGAGACGGACCTGACGATGCTGGCCCTCCCCACGCCCTCGAACGGGGACGGCAGCATCGACTTGCAGTACATGGAAGCGGGCGCGGCCTCCGTCGGAGAGGCGTTGGCCGCGGGCGAGGGCCGCGAGGAACCGCACCTCGTCGTCACCAAATCGACGGTCATTCCGACGACGACGGACGAGCGACTCGCCCCCCGCATCGCCGAGGAGGGCCTCGAACGCGGGACGGACTTCCTGGTCGCCTCGAACCCCGAGTTCCAGCGGGAGGGCACCGCCGTCGAGGACTTCCTGAACCCCGACAAGCTCGTCTTCGGGGCCGACGACGAGCGGGCCTTCGCCCTGTTGCGCGTCCTCTACGCTCCGCTTCGGGACGCCGCCGACGGCGAGGTTCCGGTCGTCGAGACCGGTATCGCCGAGGCCGAGATGATAAAGTACGCCAACAACACCTTCCTCGCCTCGAAGGTCAGTCTGATCAACGACATCGGCAACGTCTGCAAGGAGTTCGGCGTCGACGCCTACGAGGTGGCCGACGCCATTGGGTTAGATGACCGCATCGGCGAGCAGTTCCTCCGGAGCGGGGTGGGCTGGGGCGGATCGTGCTTCCCGAAGGATACTGATGCGATCATCGCCGCCGCCCGCGAGCGCGGCTACGACCCCGCCGTTCTCTCGGCGGCCGTCGAGTTGAACGACGCTCAGCCCGAGCGCCTCCTCTCCCTGCTGGACGACCACGTCGCCGTGCGGGGGAAGCGCGTCGCCGTCCTCGGACTGGCGTTCAAGCCCGGTACGGACGACATCCGGAACACGCGGGCCGTGCCGGTCATCGAGGGCCTACAGGAACGCGGGGCCGACGTGGTCGCCTACGACCCCGTGGCGACGGAGAACATGCGCGAGCGCTACCCCGACATCGAGTACGCCGCGTCGGCCGGCGAGGCGCTGGAGGGGGCGTCCGGCGCGGTGGTCGTCACCGACTGGGACGAGTTCGCGGCGCTCGACGCCGAGTTCGACGAGATGGCCGACCCGGTAGTCGTCGACGGCCGGCGGATAATCGAGCGGCGCGACGGCATCACGTACGAAGGACTGACGTGGTGA